In Sphingobacterium sp. PCS056, the following proteins share a genomic window:
- a CDS encoding C40 family peptidase, whose translation MKRNLLFFISLLLLLSSCSVKKKTNNYGRGNAVLTDASEARGIDYSKSSLDSYADLLHVKRKELNPNLYSFIDEWMGIPHRMGGATKKGVDCSGFVGMLYLKVYKEDLPRSSRDMSVVVKNKRAAQLKEGDLVFFSFGGRNIDHVGVYLHNNKFVHVSTKKGVIISDLADSWYSKYFTNAGSPKS comes from the coding sequence TTGAAACGAAATTTATTATTTTTTATCAGTCTGTTGCTTTTACTTAGTAGTTGCTCTGTAAAGAAAAAGACGAATAATTATGGTCGTGGAAACGCTGTTTTGACCGATGCTAGTGAAGCAAGAGGAATAGATTATAGTAAAAGTTCTTTAGATAGTTATGCTGATCTACTACATGTAAAGAGAAAGGAGCTCAATCCGAATCTTTACTCTTTTATTGACGAATGGATGGGGATACCACATCGTATGGGTGGTGCCACAAAGAAAGGAGTTGATTGTTCTGGTTTTGTAGGTATGCTTTATCTTAAAGTATATAAAGAAGACTTGCCACGTTCGTCGCGTGATATGAGTGTGGTCGTTAAAAATAAAAGAGCAGCGCAGTTAAAAGAAGGTGATTTGGTCTTCTTTTCATTTGGTGGCCGTAATATTGATCATGTGGGTGTTTATCTTCATAATAATAAATTTGTGCATGTCTCGACCAAAAAGGGAGTTATCATCTCAGATCTGGCTGATTCGTGGTATTCTAAATACTTTACAAATGCAGGATCACCGAAATCTTAA
- a CDS encoding EamA family transporter, with the protein MEKLKGAIAVFIGASSFGLLSTFVKKAYAQDYTLGQVTGVQAIFGMIILWMVYLFIQLLNPKANESFSRKSNKWKIVISGISTGLVSLVYYKCVQLVPASLAIVLLMQYIWIGTLIEFIIFKNRPSGRQLIGIAIVLIGTVFATGLLEHGIDKLNWTGMIYGLLAATAYAVFLIVNGRVGNDYPPIQKSALMVTGSCVMICCIFPPTFLISGVLGDSIWHYGLILSFFGTVIPPLLFAYGIPKIGYSLSGILSSAELPVATAMSYFILKEAVSPIQWVGVLLILATVIWLNSKKEETV; encoded by the coding sequence ATGGAAAAATTAAAAGGTGCTATTGCGGTTTTTATAGGCGCAAGTAGTTTCGGATTGTTATCTACATTTGTAAAAAAAGCATATGCACAAGATTATACCTTAGGACAAGTAACAGGTGTACAAGCTATTTTTGGTATGATCATCCTCTGGATGGTCTATTTGTTCATACAGCTACTCAATCCAAAAGCCAACGAAAGCTTTTCCAGAAAATCGAATAAATGGAAAATTGTCATTAGCGGTATCTCTACCGGCCTAGTAAGTCTTGTTTATTATAAATGTGTACAATTGGTGCCCGCCTCTTTAGCAATCGTTTTATTGATGCAATATATATGGATTGGTACACTAATCGAATTCATTATATTCAAAAATAGACCTTCTGGTCGTCAATTGATCGGTATTGCGATCGTCCTTATCGGAACTGTATTCGCAACTGGTCTCCTAGAGCACGGGATAGATAAGCTCAACTGGACAGGAATGATATATGGATTGTTAGCAGCTACAGCCTATGCTGTGTTTCTAATCGTCAATGGACGCGTGGGCAATGATTATCCTCCCATTCAGAAAAGCGCACTAATGGTCACTGGCTCCTGTGTTATGATCTGTTGCATCTTTCCGCCAACATTTTTGATTTCAGGCGTTTTGGGAGATAGCATATGGCATTATGGGCTTATTCTTTCATTTTTTGGTACAGTTATACCTCCCTTACTATTTGCCTATGGAATACCTAAAATAGGTTATTCCTTGAGTGGTATTTTAAGTTCAGCAGAATTACCTGTTGCAACTGCAATGTCCTATTTCATATTAAAAGAAGCAGTAAGTCCGATACAATGGGTTGGTGTATTACTGATATTAGCCACAGTTATTTGGTTAAATTCGAAAAAAGAAGAAACCGTATAA
- the mtaB gene encoding tRNA (N(6)-L-threonylcarbamoyladenosine(37)-C(2))-methylthiotransferase MtaB, producing the protein MSKKVAFYTLGCKLNFSETSSIGRVFQDAGYETTPFNSAADVYVINTCSVTDHADKKCRKVVKEALKYSPNAYITIVGCYAQLKPAEIAEIPGVDMVLGAAEKFNIIEHINDLTKNEKAVVYNAPIDETNQFVSAYSIGDRTRTFLKVQDGCDYSCTFCTIPLARGASRSGKIEEIVRQAEEIAASGVKEIVLTGVNIGDFGIRDGKRQDKFLDLVKALDEVTGIDRIRISSIEPNLLANEIIEFVAQSKRFVPHFHMPLQSGNNKVLSMMRRRYKRELYAQRVEKIKELMPDCCIGVDVIVGFPGETREDFIDTYNFLNEMDISYLHVFTYSERENTIAAQMEGAVPGSQRSDRSKMLHILSEKKRRAFYEKQLDKVGEVLFESDEKDGYMHGFSKNYVKVRTPYDPLLVNEVAHVKYLSITDSCEVEIEELKEVLVH; encoded by the coding sequence ATGAGTAAAAAAGTAGCTTTCTATACCTTAGGATGTAAATTGAATTTTTCAGAAACATCCTCCATAGGTCGAGTCTTTCAAGACGCGGGTTATGAAACAACGCCATTTAATAGTGCGGCAGATGTTTATGTAATTAATACATGTTCGGTGACGGATCATGCTGATAAGAAATGTCGTAAGGTGGTGAAGGAAGCGCTTAAATATTCACCTAATGCCTATATCACCATTGTGGGTTGTTATGCACAATTAAAACCTGCGGAGATTGCTGAGATACCAGGAGTAGATATGGTATTGGGTGCTGCAGAGAAGTTTAATATCATTGAGCACATTAATGATCTGACAAAAAATGAGAAGGCAGTTGTTTATAATGCACCCATTGATGAAACAAATCAATTTGTATCGGCATATTCTATTGGAGATCGCACGCGAACATTTTTGAAAGTGCAGGATGGTTGCGATTATTCCTGTACTTTTTGTACAATTCCTCTTGCGCGTGGTGCAAGTCGCTCTGGTAAAATTGAGGAAATTGTACGACAAGCTGAAGAAATTGCTGCTTCTGGAGTGAAAGAAATTGTGTTAACGGGCGTTAATATCGGTGATTTTGGTATTCGGGATGGTAAACGACAAGATAAGTTTTTGGATCTCGTAAAAGCTTTGGATGAAGTTACTGGAATTGACCGAATTCGTATTTCTTCGATTGAGCCTAATCTTTTAGCGAATGAAATTATTGAGTTTGTGGCTCAATCTAAACGGTTTGTTCCACATTTTCATATGCCTTTACAATCTGGAAATAATAAAGTGCTAAGCATGATGCGTCGTCGTTATAAACGTGAGCTTTATGCGCAACGTGTGGAGAAAATAAAGGAATTAATGCCTGATTGCTGTATTGGTGTAGATGTTATTGTGGGATTCCCGGGTGAAACGCGTGAAGATTTTATCGACACTTACAATTTCCTAAATGAGATGGATATTTCTTATTTGCATGTATTCACGTATTCCGAACGTGAGAATACTATAGCAGCGCAAATGGAAGGTGCAGTACCAGGATCTCAGCGTAGTGACCGTAGTAAAATGTTGCATATTTTATCGGAAAAAAAACGTCGTGCTTTTTATGAAAAGCAATTAGATAAAGTTGGTGAGGTACTGTTTGAAAGTGATGAGAAGGATGGATATATGCATGGGTTCTCTAAAAATTATGTAAAAGTGCGTACTCCTTATGATCCATTGTTGGTCAATGAGGTTGCCCATGTGAAATACCTGTCGATTACCGATAGCTGTGAGGTCGAAATAGAAGAATTAAAAGAGGTCTTAGTGCACTAA
- a CDS encoding thymidylate synthase — protein MKQYLDLLEHVYTNGVTKTDRTGTGTKSVFGYQMRFNLKEGFPLVTTKKLHLRSILHELIWFLKGDTNIKYLKDNGVSIWDEWADENGNLGPVYGSQWRSWPTPDGGHIDQIENIIKQLKTSPDSRRIIVSAWNVAEIENMALPPCHAFFQFYVAPADPENGILKPQLSCQLYQRSADIFLGVPFNIASYALLTMMVAQVCDMEAAEFIHTLGDAHIYSNHFEQTELQLSRAPKTLPQLKINPEIKDIFEFKFEDFELLNYESHPHIKAPVAV, from the coding sequence ATGAAACAATACCTTGACTTACTAGAGCACGTATATACAAATGGGGTCACTAAGACTGACCGTACTGGAACAGGAACTAAGAGTGTATTTGGATATCAGATGCGTTTCAATTTAAAAGAAGGCTTCCCATTGGTGACGACAAAAAAGTTACATTTAAGATCTATTCTGCATGAATTAATCTGGTTTTTGAAGGGAGATACAAACATCAAATATTTAAAAGATAATGGAGTAAGCATTTGGGACGAATGGGCAGATGAAAATGGTAATTTAGGTCCTGTTTATGGCTCACAATGGCGATCATGGCCAACACCCGATGGTGGACATATTGACCAGATTGAAAACATCATCAAGCAATTAAAAACATCACCAGATTCGAGAAGAATAATTGTTTCAGCTTGGAATGTTGCAGAAATCGAAAATATGGCTTTGCCTCCATGTCATGCATTTTTTCAATTCTATGTTGCCCCTGCCGATCCTGAAAATGGAATTTTAAAACCACAGTTATCTTGTCAGCTGTATCAAAGAAGTGCAGATATCTTTTTAGGTGTACCTTTTAACATCGCTTCTTATGCATTGTTAACGATGATGGTCGCTCAGGTATGTGATATGGAAGCCGCTGAGTTTATTCATACATTAGGAGATGCCCATATTTACAGTAATCACTTCGAACAAACAGAACTACAATTAAGCCGTGCGCCCAAGACATTACCTCAATTAAAAATCAATCCAGAAATAAAGGATATTTTCGAGTTCAAATTTGAAGACTTCGAATTGCTAAACTACGAGTCACATCCGCATATCAAAGCACCAGTGGCAGTTTAA
- a CDS encoding dihydrofolate reductase codes for MSKLKITLIVAATENNVIGKGNKMPWHLPNDLKYFKKNTLEHSVVMGRKTFESLGKPLPDRRNIILTRDMTAKSDEVDIANSFQEVLNYCRDEREIFIIGGGEIFKQTLPFADKVLLTRLHTTIEGDAYFPDLPAQEWELESEEKHVKDEKHAFDYSFQVYVRK; via the coding sequence ATGAGTAAATTGAAAATAACATTAATCGTAGCCGCAACTGAAAATAACGTCATCGGCAAAGGAAATAAAATGCCTTGGCACTTACCTAATGACCTTAAATATTTCAAAAAAAACACATTAGAACACAGTGTAGTCATGGGTAGAAAAACCTTTGAATCATTAGGAAAACCACTACCAGATCGCAGGAATATCATTTTAACTCGTGATATGACAGCAAAATCCGATGAGGTAGATATTGCCAATAGTTTTCAAGAAGTATTGAACTACTGCAGAGATGAAAGAGAAATTTTTATCATCGGTGGTGGCGAAATATTTAAACAAACACTACCATTTGCCGATAAAGTTTTGCTCACTCGACTGCACACAACTATAGAAGGAGATGCTTACTTTCCTGATTTACCAGCACAGGAATGGGAGCTGGAAAGCGAAGAAAAACATGTAAAAGACGAAAAACATGCTTTTGATTATAGTTTTCAAGTATATGTAAGAAAATAA
- a CDS encoding serine hydrolase produces the protein MDTIYLEKLLRSHPELFQKILDHPNKNEVQILYTQIDRDKNNIPHFTSFSYRLDPNWYFYPASTVKLPTAILALEKINELNMVGLSKDTPLRIDSSYEKQTAVSKDQSAKNGLPSIGQYIKKILLTSDNDAQNRLFEFIGRAELNSKLIKHGTKNSRIVNRLAIGDKGIWAKHTNSITFYQGGNPVYKQEAQYDPNDYPIKLQNTVQGKGYMNDKDEIIYEPWSFEGLNVYPLDDQQMILKKLLFPEAFKSRERFQLTKEDYSFIYDYMSRYPFESDYPKYDTTEFWPTYSKLLFYGRDKEASLNPNIRIFNKYGDSYGYNIDNAYIVDFEKGIEFLLAVVVQSNENGIYNDGIYEYDTVTYPFLKNIGQVIYQEELKRDKKVKPDLSKFDFRK, from the coding sequence ATGGACACGATTTATCTCGAAAAACTTCTAAGAAGCCATCCCGAACTTTTTCAAAAAATCTTAGATCACCCCAATAAAAATGAAGTTCAGATTCTTTATACGCAGATTGACAGAGATAAAAACAATATACCACATTTTACATCATTTAGCTACAGATTAGACCCAAACTGGTATTTCTATCCTGCCAGCACTGTAAAACTCCCAACAGCAATTTTAGCATTAGAAAAAATAAATGAACTAAACATGGTAGGATTATCAAAAGACACACCGTTAAGAATAGATTCATCTTACGAAAAGCAAACCGCTGTATCAAAAGACCAATCTGCTAAAAATGGGCTCCCCTCAATTGGTCAATATATTAAAAAAATCCTTTTGACAAGTGACAATGATGCTCAAAATAGACTGTTTGAATTTATTGGTCGAGCCGAATTGAATAGCAAATTGATAAAACATGGTACCAAAAATAGTCGCATTGTCAATAGGCTTGCAATTGGAGATAAAGGTATCTGGGCAAAACATACAAATTCAATAACGTTTTATCAAGGAGGCAATCCGGTCTATAAACAAGAGGCACAATATGATCCAAATGATTATCCAATTAAGCTTCAAAATACAGTTCAGGGAAAAGGTTATATGAATGATAAAGATGAAATTATTTACGAACCATGGAGTTTTGAGGGGCTCAATGTATATCCCTTAGATGACCAACAAATGATATTAAAAAAATTATTATTCCCAGAAGCATTTAAGTCGCGTGAAAGATTTCAACTTACCAAAGAAGATTACTCTTTTATATATGACTACATGTCTCGGTACCCATTTGAATCTGATTATCCTAAATACGACACAACAGAATTTTGGCCCACCTACAGTAAATTACTTTTTTATGGTCGCGACAAAGAAGCATCTCTAAATCCAAATATCCGTATCTTCAATAAATATGGCGATTCGTATGGATACAATATAGACAATGCATATATTGTTGATTTTGAGAAAGGAATAGAATTTCTACTTGCAGTAGTTGTACAATCTAATGAAAATGGGATTTATAATGATGGAATCTATGAGTATGACACCGTCACTTATCCATTTCTCAAAAACATAGGTCAGGTCATCTATCAAGAAGAACTTAAAAGAGATAAAAAAGTAAAACCCGATCTCTCAAAATTTGATTTTAGAAAATAA
- a CDS encoding D-alanine--D-alanine ligase encodes MKTKIALITGGYTGEAEVSFKSSAFVYSQLDHDKYDIYQITITQDAWFYVSDSGIKCPINKEDFTLLLNDSILKFDLAFIMVHGSPGEDGRLQSYFDLVGIPYTSCDALTSALTMNKGYTKAILADIEHINLAKSVLLFDTQRAEGVSLVEEKLSLPYFVKPNAGGSSIGMTKVKVAEELQAAIDKAFDAENTGSQVIIEEFVHGREFSEGIYRNIDGELIVLPATEVKTTREFFDFEAKYIPGLTEEITPADLNEEQQSRIAKILKEIYVRLNCKGMVRIDFFLENDTDKFYFIEINTIPGQTPQSFIPQQVRATGMTEQEFYGTLIEVALKR; translated from the coding sequence ATGAAAACAAAAATAGCATTAATAACTGGAGGTTATACAGGCGAAGCGGAAGTTTCTTTTAAAAGTTCGGCATTTGTTTATTCACAGTTGGATCATGACAAATATGATATCTATCAAATTACGATTACACAGGATGCTTGGTTTTATGTAAGTGATTCTGGGATAAAATGTCCTATCAATAAAGAAGATTTCACCTTATTGCTCAATGATAGCATATTGAAGTTTGATTTAGCATTTATCATGGTACATGGTTCTCCTGGTGAGGATGGTCGTCTGCAAAGTTATTTTGATTTAGTGGGTATACCTTATACTTCTTGCGATGCCTTGACTTCGGCGCTGACCATGAATAAGGGATATACAAAAGCAATACTCGCAGATATTGAACATATAAACTTAGCAAAATCGGTGTTATTATTTGATACGCAACGTGCAGAAGGTGTGTCCTTAGTGGAAGAGAAATTATCACTTCCGTATTTTGTAAAACCAAATGCTGGGGGTAGTAGTATCGGTATGACAAAAGTAAAAGTTGCTGAAGAGTTACAGGCCGCTATTGATAAGGCTTTTGATGCGGAGAATACAGGGAGCCAAGTGATCATAGAGGAGTTTGTACATGGACGTGAATTTTCTGAAGGAATCTATCGTAATATAGATGGTGAATTGATTGTACTTCCTGCAACGGAGGTGAAAACTACACGCGAGTTTTTTGATTTCGAGGCTAAGTATATTCCTGGATTAACGGAAGAAATCACTCCTGCAGATCTTAATGAAGAACAACAATCTCGAATTGCAAAGATATTAAAGGAAATTTATGTGCGATTGAATTGCAAAGGAATGGTCCGTATTGATTTCTTTTTGGAAAACGATACGGATAAGTTTTATTTTATTGAAATCAATACCATTCCAGGACAAACTCCGCAGAGCTTTATTCCGCAGCAAGTACGTGCGACTGGGATGACTGAACAAGAGTTTTATGGTACTTTAATTGAAGTGGCTCTGAAAAGATAA
- a CDS encoding PASTA domain-containing protein — protein sequence MSKILQYLRTNTFRNNLLIAIGFVLAIFLFIYLGLKVYTKHDESIEVPQVKGLHVSAAISALENANLEYQIDSVYQMDAKPGLVIEQDPEPKFHVKTGRTIYLTIITQVAPEIAFPKIKDKTLIEASSILKNHNLRIGDTTYVADIARDIVLDAQFAGQSIREGRMITKGSKIDLILGNGQGANEVQIPDLSGLTVAEAKFALQGIGLSLGTVTYDIGVSDTSTARVITQFPGLETGITSIGSKIDLTLSNSIPTTPTTTNPSSTQKQKTNP from the coding sequence ATGTCAAAAATATTACAATATTTAAGAACTAATACGTTTAGAAACAATCTTCTAATTGCCATAGGTTTTGTTTTAGCAATTTTCCTATTCATCTATTTAGGTTTAAAAGTATATACGAAACATGATGAGTCCATCGAAGTCCCACAAGTAAAGGGATTACATGTCAGTGCTGCTATTTCAGCATTAGAGAATGCTAATTTAGAATATCAGATTGATTCTGTGTATCAAATGGATGCTAAACCCGGCTTGGTGATTGAGCAAGATCCTGAACCCAAATTTCATGTAAAAACCGGAAGAACAATTTATCTGACCATTATTACACAAGTAGCGCCTGAAATTGCTTTCCCTAAAATTAAGGATAAAACATTAATTGAAGCTTCTTCCATACTAAAAAATCATAATTTACGTATAGGTGATACAACTTATGTAGCTGATATCGCAAGAGACATCGTATTAGATGCCCAATTTGCAGGACAGTCTATTCGTGAAGGCAGAATGATTACAAAAGGATCTAAGATTGATTTAATACTCGGTAATGGTCAAGGTGCAAATGAAGTTCAAATACCAGATTTGTCAGGGCTTACTGTTGCAGAAGCAAAATTTGCACTTCAAGGAATAGGATTATCCTTAGGGACTGTTACATATGATATTGGTGTTTCAGACACCAGTACCGCGCGTGTCATTACACAATTTCCAGGATTAGAAACAGGTATAACAAGTATTGGTTCTAAAATTGACCTCACTTTGTCAAATAGCATTCCGACTACTCCTACAACAACAAATCCTTCTTCAACACAAAAACAAAAAACAAATCCATAA
- the mltG gene encoding endolytic transglycosylase MltG, whose product MENKKKIPSWLKISILLIFVVGGYFGWTAYKTFLASNVTDNQKYLYINTGDTYAQVLQKIKEQKIVSDPTSFDRAAKYQNYTDNVKPGRYALTPGMNNRRFIGNLRGGYQEPVKFRFENIRLKENFAAKLADNFEADSVTFLTLLNNEDLAKSYGFTKDNFIAMFIPNTYELYWNTTPEKLFARFHDEWEKFWTPERLAKAKAINLTPQQVSSLAAIVKGEALHKDEMPAIAGLYLNRLQKGMLLQADPTVIFANNDFTIRRVLNKHLRVDNPYNTYVYKGLPPGPIMMPSIVAIDAVLNYKHHDYIYMCAKEDFSGYHAFATNVAEHQINARKFQKALDERNIKK is encoded by the coding sequence ATGGAAAATAAAAAGAAAATACCAAGTTGGTTAAAAATTAGCATTCTCCTGATCTTTGTCGTTGGAGGTTATTTTGGTTGGACGGCTTACAAGACCTTCTTAGCGTCAAATGTTACCGACAATCAAAAATATTTATATATCAATACAGGAGACACTTATGCACAAGTATTGCAAAAGATCAAAGAACAAAAAATAGTTTCCGATCCTACTAGTTTTGATAGAGCAGCAAAATATCAAAATTACACCGATAATGTTAAGCCCGGACGTTACGCATTGACACCTGGTATGAACAACAGAAGATTTATTGGTAATTTAAGAGGTGGTTATCAGGAACCAGTTAAGTTTAGGTTTGAAAATATCCGTTTAAAAGAAAATTTCGCCGCAAAATTAGCAGATAATTTTGAAGCAGATTCTGTTACATTTTTGACGTTACTCAATAATGAAGATCTAGCAAAATCGTATGGTTTTACTAAGGACAATTTCATTGCGATGTTTATCCCGAATACATACGAGCTGTATTGGAATACAACACCTGAAAAGCTATTTGCCAGATTTCATGATGAATGGGAAAAATTTTGGACACCGGAGCGTTTGGCTAAAGCAAAAGCAATCAATTTGACACCTCAGCAAGTAAGTTCACTTGCAGCAATTGTAAAAGGTGAAGCATTGCATAAAGATGAAATGCCTGCTATAGCTGGTTTATATTTAAACAGGCTGCAAAAAGGAATGTTATTACAAGCAGATCCAACAGTTATTTTTGCCAATAACGATTTCACTATCCGTCGTGTACTAAATAAACACTTGAGAGTAGATAATCCTTATAACACTTACGTCTACAAAGGTCTTCCTCCAGGTCCGATTATGATGCCAAGTATTGTAGCAATAGATGCGGTGCTGAATTACAAGCACCATGATTATATTTATATGTGTGCCAAAGAAGATTTTTCAGGTTATCATGCGTTTGCCACAAATGTTGCCGAACATCAAATAAATGCACGTAAATTTCAAAAAGCATTAGACGAACGAAATATCAAAAAATAA
- a CDS encoding acyl-CoA thioesterase, producing the protein MFQFEYQTRVRYAETDKMGYVYYGNYAAFYEIARTEMLRSTGFSYRELEDMGVMLPVIEMKCKYIKPARYDDLITIKTTIRIKPAVRIIFEYELFNEKQELVNTGETTLVFVDIVKNKPTMPPAIFLDKMSKYFD; encoded by the coding sequence ATGTTTCAATTCGAATATCAAACCCGTGTACGCTATGCTGAGACCGATAAAATGGGATATGTGTACTATGGGAATTATGCAGCATTTTACGAAATTGCACGCACTGAAATGCTTAGAAGTACCGGTTTTTCTTATCGAGAATTAGAAGATATGGGTGTGATGTTACCTGTCATCGAGATGAAGTGCAAATACATCAAGCCGGCAAGATATGATGATTTGATAACCATAAAAACAACCATCCGTATCAAGCCTGCTGTAAGAATTATATTTGAATATGAATTATTCAACGAAAAACAAGAATTAGTAAATACGGGGGAGACAACGTTGGTTTTTGTCGATATTGTCAAAAATAAACCGACAATGCCACCCGCCATTTTTTTAGATAAAATGTCGAAATATTTTGATTAA
- a CDS encoding YihY/virulence factor BrkB family protein, whose amino-acid sequence MSKIHHYLLQLKPYNQVVEWSKAVILPGFGSLPLYTVAVFFFQEISRDSILSKASSLSYSFMLAIFPGIIFLFTLIPYIPIDNFQEQLLEFLEVVIPRNAYEVVETTLEDIIKNQNGGLLSFGFILATYFATNGMASMMRAFNKASLMAEKRTWIKRRMIALGLAFLIITALTVGMTIFTYAGIIVNYLKDSIAITKSFWAFVIKAARWLIIFGIYFFTVSCLYKFAPTSSRRWKLFSPGATLATILAILTFSGFAFYINHFGTYNKLYGSIGTLIVIMIWMYLNTLILLIGYELNAAIALSKQSIKIVRPKSYNSFKGINEQ is encoded by the coding sequence ATGTCAAAAATTCATCACTACTTATTGCAATTAAAACCTTACAATCAAGTTGTTGAATGGAGCAAAGCGGTCATTTTACCTGGATTCGGATCTCTACCATTATATACAGTAGCTGTATTTTTTTTTCAAGAAATATCCCGTGATTCAATCTTAAGTAAGGCATCTTCCCTTTCTTATAGTTTCATGTTAGCCATTTTTCCTGGCATTATCTTTCTTTTTACGTTGATTCCTTATATACCCATAGACAATTTTCAGGAACAGCTTTTAGAATTCTTAGAAGTTGTGATCCCGCGAAATGCCTATGAAGTCGTCGAAACAACACTAGAAGATATTATCAAGAATCAGAATGGAGGTCTCCTATCTTTCGGTTTTATATTAGCCACATATTTTGCGACCAATGGTATGGCATCCATGATGCGGGCTTTCAATAAAGCATCCCTCATGGCGGAAAAACGAACATGGATCAAGCGTAGAATGATTGCACTTGGACTTGCTTTTTTGATCATCACCGCACTAACAGTAGGAATGACCATATTTACGTATGCCGGCATTATTGTCAATTATTTAAAAGACAGTATCGCGATCACCAAAAGCTTCTGGGCATTCGTTATCAAAGCAGCACGATGGCTTATCATATTTGGAATTTATTTCTTTACCGTAAGCTGTCTTTATAAATTTGCCCCGACATCATCCCGTAGATGGAAATTGTTTAGTCCAGGGGCTACACTGGCAACAATATTAGCCATCCTGACCTTTTCTGGTTTTGCATTTTACATCAACCACTTTGGTACATATAACAAACTATACGGTTCTATCGGCACCTTAATTGTAATTATGATCTGGATGTACCTCAATACATTAATATTGCTGATCGGGTATGAATTGAATGCTGCAATTGCATTATCCAAACAAAGCATTAAAATAGTACGACCAAAATCATACAATTCATTTAAAGGTATAAACGAACAATAA